From a region of the Acinetobacter larvae genome:
- a CDS encoding MexW/MexI family multidrug efflux RND transporter permease subunit gives MKFTDLFVKRPVLAFVVSCLILLAGFFAFDRLSIRQYPLLESSTISIATEYPGANAELMQGFVTQPIAQAVASVEGVDYLSSSTVQGRSVVTLRMQLNRDSTQALTEVMAKVNQVRYKLPERAFDPVIERSSGESTDVAYIGFRSQSGNLAALTDYLSRVVEPMLASIEGVAKVQSYGAQRLSMRIWLDNHRMAGRGISVSDVSQALQRNNYQAAPGQVKGEYVVANVSVSTDLSSIADFNHLVLRNDEQGLVYLKDVATVELGAASTETSAVMNGTPAVFLGLQATPKGNPLVIVDGIKTLLPEIKKTLPPGIEVDLAFETARFIDASIQEVLHTFMEALIIVIVVIYLCLGSFKSVIIPIVTIPLSLLGAMAIMLLFGFSINLLTLLAMVLAIGLVVDDAIVVVENVHRHIESGQSPVAAALLGAREVAGPVIAMTITLAAVYAPIGLMGGLTGSLFKEFAFTLAGAVLVSGIIALTLSPMMSSFLLDRQQHEGKVAQYAERFFQGLSHHYGRLLTFSLSQRWMTATIAVIILLALPVLYQLPQKELAPTEDQAGVLTAIKSPQHANLNYVEKFAYKLDELFWTIPETADSWIINGTDGPASSFGGATLTNWQDRTRDATAIQHELQAKVGDVEGNSIFVFQLPALPGSTGGLPVQMVLRTAHDYPLLYQTMQDIKQKARDSGLFVVVDSDLDYNNPMLQIRIDRNKANSLGIRMQDIADTLSTMVGENYINRFALEGRAYDVIPQSIQQQRMSPEALAQQFVRAENGQFIPLSTIVTLEMQVQPNKLTQFDQQNAATFQAIPAAGVSLGQALSFLETTLAELPAGFSYDWQADARQYVQEGNSLMWAFAAALLVIYMVLAAQYESLKDPFIILITVPLSICGALIPLALGASSMNIYTQIGLVTLIGLISKHGILMVEFANELQVQHHLSPYQAIIKAAKIRLRPILMTTAAMVFGLIPLLFASGAGAHSRYGLGVVIVSGMLIGTLFTLFVLPTIYSFLARDHQQLSQSKRYKALAKAELELTE, from the coding sequence ATGAAGTTTACGGACCTCTTTGTCAAACGACCAGTACTCGCTTTTGTAGTCAGTTGTTTGATTTTACTTGCGGGATTCTTTGCTTTTGATCGCTTGTCGATACGGCAATATCCACTATTGGAAAGTTCGACCATTAGCATTGCTACAGAATATCCTGGGGCGAATGCTGAACTGATGCAAGGTTTTGTTACCCAACCGATCGCTCAAGCGGTTGCATCGGTTGAAGGGGTGGACTATCTAAGTTCCTCAACGGTACAAGGACGGAGTGTGGTGACTTTGCGTATGCAGCTCAACCGAGATTCCACGCAAGCACTCACTGAAGTAATGGCGAAGGTCAATCAGGTTCGCTATAAGTTACCCGAACGTGCTTTTGATCCAGTGATTGAGCGTTCATCTGGTGAATCGACCGATGTTGCTTATATCGGTTTTCGTAGTCAAAGTGGTAATTTAGCAGCATTAACTGATTATCTCTCACGTGTGGTAGAGCCGATGTTGGCGAGTATTGAAGGGGTTGCCAAAGTACAAAGTTATGGCGCGCAACGTTTATCAATGCGGATTTGGTTGGATAATCATCGAATGGCTGGTCGTGGCATCAGTGTGAGTGATGTATCACAAGCGTTGCAACGCAATAATTATCAGGCTGCACCCGGTCAAGTCAAAGGTGAATACGTTGTTGCCAATGTCAGTGTCAGCACAGATTTAAGTAGCATTGCGGACTTTAATCATTTGGTACTGCGTAACGATGAACAGGGTTTAGTTTATTTAAAAGATGTGGCAACGGTTGAGTTAGGTGCGGCATCAACAGAAACCAGTGCCGTCATGAATGGCACACCGGCAGTATTTTTAGGTTTACAAGCCACTCCCAAAGGTAATCCTTTGGTGATTGTGGATGGCATCAAGACCTTATTACCCGAGATTAAAAAGACTTTGCCGCCTGGCATTGAAGTAGATTTGGCTTTTGAGACAGCACGCTTTATTGATGCCTCTATTCAAGAAGTACTGCATACCTTTATGGAAGCCTTAATCATCGTGATTGTAGTGATTTATCTCTGCTTAGGGTCTTTTAAAAGCGTTATTATTCCCATTGTGACCATTCCTCTGTCCTTGCTTGGAGCAATGGCGATCATGTTGCTGTTTGGCTTTAGTATTAATTTACTGACCTTATTGGCAATGGTTTTGGCCATTGGTTTAGTGGTTGATGATGCCATTGTGGTGGTCGAAAATGTGCATCGACATATTGAGTCGGGTCAAAGCCCGGTCGCTGCTGCATTATTGGGGGCACGTGAAGTTGCAGGGCCCGTCATCGCCATGACCATTACCTTGGCAGCGGTGTATGCGCCAATTGGCTTAATGGGCGGTTTAACGGGTTCTTTATTTAAAGAATTTGCTTTTACTTTGGCAGGCGCTGTGCTGGTCTCAGGCATTATTGCTTTGACTTTATCGCCGATGATGAGTTCATTTTTATTGGATCGACAGCAGCATGAGGGCAAAGTTGCGCAGTATGCAGAGCGATTTTTTCAGGGGTTGTCTCATCACTATGGACGATTGTTGACATTTTCACTGTCACAACGTTGGATGACTGCGACCATTGCGGTGATTATTTTATTGGCTTTACCCGTTTTATATCAATTACCACAAAAAGAATTGGCACCGACTGAAGATCAGGCGGGAGTCTTGACTGCAATTAAGTCTCCACAACATGCCAATTTAAATTATGTTGAAAAATTTGCCTACAAATTGGACGAATTGTTTTGGACTATTCCAGAAACTGCTGATAGCTGGATTATCAATGGTACCGATGGACCCGCATCCAGTTTTGGTGGTGCAACCTTGACTAATTGGCAGGATAGAACACGTGATGCCACCGCTATACAGCATGAGCTACAAGCGAAAGTTGGTGATGTAGAAGGAAATAGTATTTTTGTATTTCAGTTACCGGCATTGCCGGGTTCAACTGGTGGTTTACCAGTGCAAATGGTATTGCGCACTGCGCATGACTATCCTTTGCTGTATCAGACCATGCAAGACATTAAACAAAAAGCACGTGACAGTGGTTTATTTGTGGTGGTAGATAGTGACTTAGACTATAACAATCCGATGTTGCAGATTCGCATTGATCGCAATAAAGCCAATAGTTTAGGCATTCGCATGCAGGATATTGCCGATACCTTATCAACCATGGTTGGGGAAAACTATATTAACCGTTTTGCTTTAGAAGGGCGTGCCTATGATGTTATTCCACAAAGTATTCAGCAACAACGCATGAGTCCAGAAGCTTTAGCCCAGCAATTCGTTCGGGCTGAGAATGGGCAGTTTATTCCATTATCCACCATTGTTACGTTGGAAATGCAAGTTCAGCCCAATAAACTGACGCAATTTGACCAGCAAAATGCTGCAACCTTTCAGGCTATTCCAGCAGCGGGAGTATCTTTAGGGCAAGCTCTCAGTTTCTTAGAAACCACTTTGGCTGAGTTACCAGCAGGCTTTAGTTATGATTGGCAAGCCGATGCGCGTCAGTATGTGCAAGAAGGTAATAGCTTGATGTGGGCATTTGCGGCAGCATTATTGGTCATTTATATGGTTTTGGCTGCGCAATATGAAAGCTTAAAAGACCCGTTTATTATTTTAATTACCGTACCCTTATCGATTTGTGGGGCATTGATCCCATTGGCATTGGGGGCATCTAGTATGAATATCTATACGCAAATTGGTTTAGTGACTTTAATTGGTTTAATCAGTAAGCATGGTATTTTGATGGTTGAGTTCGCCAATGAACTACAAGTTCAGCATCATTTAAGCCCTTATCAAGCTATTATTAAAGCCGCAAAAATTCGTTTAAGACCGATTTTAATGACGACTGCTGCCATGGTATTTGGCTTAATTCCGCTATTATTTGCCAGTGGGGCAGGTGCGCATAGTCGTTATGGGCTGGGTGTGGTCATTGTCAGCGGTATGCTTATTGGGACTTTATTTACGCTATTTGTTTTACCCACGATTTATAGTTTTTTAGCCCGTGACCATCAACAACTGTCACAGAGCAAGCGCTATAAAGCTTTAGCCAAAGCTGAATTGGAATTAACTGAATAG
- a CDS encoding IS4 family transposase gives MSFAQNIDSVLQQSIPSLDKFSELIDHDWIEKSLSETGKASIRKRKLPAEHVVWLVIGLALFRNQPIWFVVEQLQLVFGSQPPCAPSASVQARQRLGLEPLKVLFNQLSQSWSKESFSQYATFHELNVCAVDGVVWLMPHTPENFAHFGSSKGKTEVAPWPQVRATCLINTNTHEIIDAQIGDMGKGELTLAKELLVPDQSITLFDRAYFSADFLIHWQSTGVNSHWLMRAKDNLRYELISKNSKQDFLVRMPISPRAQKLNPELGQFWEARLIEVQHQGRTRRYITSLLDSKLYPMKDLADLYIQRWEIEMCYREIKSDLQDGLNLRSKQPELVYQELWGVLIAYNVLRRQIKVMAQTQNISPLRISFHIASIAIINILRHTPLESAGNLPKHLARLLDQSAMFIIPERRQRSCPRVVKGKPKKYPKKMPVKP, from the coding sequence ATGTCTTTTGCTCAAAATATAGATTCAGTCTTGCAACAATCAATACCTAGCCTAGATAAGTTTAGTGAACTTATTGATCATGACTGGATTGAAAAAAGCTTATCCGAAACAGGAAAAGCTTCAATCCGAAAAAGAAAGTTGCCTGCCGAACATGTCGTCTGGCTTGTGATAGGACTTGCTTTATTTCGAAATCAGCCCATTTGGTTTGTTGTCGAGCAATTACAATTAGTCTTTGGATCTCAACCTCCGTGTGCCCCAAGTGCATCTGTTCAAGCTAGACAGCGCCTAGGTTTAGAGCCATTAAAAGTGCTCTTTAATCAATTGAGTCAATCATGGTCTAAAGAATCATTCTCTCAATACGCAACTTTCCATGAGTTAAATGTCTGTGCAGTTGATGGCGTGGTTTGGTTAATGCCACATACCCCTGAAAACTTTGCTCACTTTGGTTCATCTAAAGGTAAAACAGAAGTAGCCCCTTGGCCCCAAGTGCGGGCGACTTGCCTCATCAATACCAATACACATGAAATTATCGATGCTCAAATTGGGGATATGGGCAAAGGTGAACTCACATTAGCAAAAGAGTTACTCGTTCCTGATCAAAGCATTACTTTGTTTGATCGAGCGTATTTCTCTGCAGATTTTCTGATTCATTGGCAATCTACAGGTGTAAATAGCCATTGGTTAATGCGCGCCAAAGATAACTTACGTTATGAACTTATTTCGAAAAACTCAAAGCAAGATTTCTTGGTTCGTATGCCAATTTCACCAAGAGCGCAAAAGTTAAATCCTGAATTAGGTCAGTTCTGGGAAGCACGTCTGATTGAAGTTCAGCACCAAGGTCGAACTCGACGTTACATAACATCACTATTAGATTCAAAGCTTTACCCAATGAAAGATTTAGCTGATCTATACATTCAGCGTTGGGAAATAGAGATGTGTTATCGAGAGATAAAGAGCGATTTACAGGACGGACTGAATTTAAGAAGCAAGCAACCTGAATTGGTTTATCAAGAATTATGGGGGGTATTGATTGCTTACAATGTGTTGAGAAGACAAATAAAGGTTATGGCTCAAACGCAAAATATAAGCCCATTAAGAATTAGCTTTCATATTGCCTCAATAGCCATTATCAATATATTAAGACATACACCCTTAGAATCAGCAGGGAACCTTCCAAAGCATTTAGCTCGTTTATTGGATCAGTCAGCCATGTTCATTATCCCTGAAAGAAGGCAGAGAAGTTGCCCAAGGGTAGTGAAAGGCAAACCTAAAAAATATCCGAAAAAAATGCCAGTCAAGCCTTAA
- the fba gene encoding class II fructose-bisphosphate aldolase (catalyzes the reversible aldol condensation of dihydroxyacetonephosphate and glyceraldehyde 3-phosphate in the Calvin cycle, glycolysis, and/or gluconeogenesis), with the protein MALISLRQLLDHAAENNYGVPAFNVNNLEQMRAIMLAADATNSPVIVQASAGARKYAGAAFLRHLILAATEEWPHIPVVMHQDHGTSPAICQRSIQLGFSSVMMDGSLGEDGKTPTSYEYNVDVTRRTVEMAHACGVSVEGEIGCLGSLETGMAGEEDGVGAEGVLDHSQLLTSVDEAVRFVADTNVDALAIAVGTSHGAYKFTRPPTGDILAIDRIKEIHDALPNTHLVMHGSSSVPQEWLAVINQYGGDIKETYGVPVDQLVEAIKHGVRKINIDTDLRLASTGAIRRMLAEKPSEFDPRKYFTESVKAMQQICVDRYTAFGSAGHADKIRPISLEKMVERY; encoded by the coding sequence ATGGCTCTTATTTCTTTGCGCCAGCTCTTGGATCACGCCGCAGAAAACAATTACGGCGTACCAGCATTTAACGTTAACAACTTAGAACAAATGCGCGCAATTATGTTGGCCGCTGATGCAACCAACTCACCAGTGATTGTGCAAGCATCTGCAGGTGCCCGTAAATATGCCGGCGCCGCTTTTTTACGTCATCTTATTTTAGCCGCAACTGAAGAATGGCCGCACATTCCAGTGGTGATGCACCAAGATCACGGGACAAGCCCAGCAATTTGCCAACGTTCTATTCAATTGGGTTTTAGCTCAGTGATGATGGACGGTTCATTGGGTGAAGATGGTAAAACACCAACCAGTTATGAATATAACGTTGATGTAACACGTCGTACAGTTGAAATGGCACATGCTTGTGGTGTTTCGGTTGAAGGTGAGATCGGCTGCTTGGGTAGTCTCGAAACCGGTATGGCAGGTGAAGAAGATGGTGTGGGTGCTGAAGGTGTACTGGATCATTCTCAATTATTGACTTCTGTAGATGAAGCGGTACGTTTTGTTGCCGATACCAATGTAGATGCCTTAGCAATCGCAGTGGGAACATCGCACGGTGCCTATAAATTTACCCGTCCACCGACAGGGGATATTCTAGCCATCGATCGTATTAAAGAGATCCACGATGCACTCCCCAATACCCATTTGGTGATGCATGGTTCAAGCTCTGTACCACAAGAATGGTTGGCTGTGATTAACCAATATGGCGGTGACATCAAAGAAACCTATGGTGTACCGGTAGACCAGTTGGTTGAAGCGATTAAACATGGTGTGCGTAAGATCAACATCGATACCGATTTACGTTTGGCTTCTACAGGTGCGATTCGTCGTATGTTGGCTGAAAAACCAAGCGAATTTGATCCACGTAAATACTTCACTGAGTCGGTAAAAGCGATGCAGCAAATTTGTGTTGATCGTTATACTGCCTTTGGCAGTGCGGGTCATGCCGACAAGATTCGTCCAATTTCTTTAGAGAAAATGGTTGAGCGTTATTAA
- a CDS encoding DoxX family protein — protein sequence MPNFIQSMIEHPKLWLLARCLMVLLFLLSGFAKLIDVEGSFAEMTAAGLHPAWLFNYASALVLLLGSYFVLFDRALWFGAGMLAVFLLLTILIVHQFWRMDAEAAKLSMYFAVEHLAVIAGLMAMAMASHYRKLLSQMRAGVWA from the coding sequence ATGCCAAATTTTATTCAGTCCATGATAGAACATCCCAAGCTGTGGCTTCTGGCACGTTGTTTGATGGTGTTACTGTTTTTACTTTCCGGTTTTGCCAAGTTAATTGATGTTGAAGGAAGTTTTGCCGAGATGACTGCTGCGGGTTTGCATCCTGCATGGTTATTTAATTATGCCAGTGCCTTGGTGCTGCTATTGGGCAGTTATTTCGTCTTGTTTGATCGTGCCTTATGGTTTGGTGCTGGGATGCTAGCGGTATTTTTATTATTGACAATTTTGATCGTGCATCAGTTCTGGCGTATGGATGCCGAGGCAGCCAAGTTGTCGATGTATTTTGCTGTTGAACATCTGGCGGTGATTGCGGGACTGATGGCAATGGCGATGGCTAGTCATTATCGTAAATTACTCTCCCAAATGCGTGCAGGAGTATGGGCTTAA
- a CDS encoding TonB-dependent siderophore receptor, whose product MRHFQIKYLTQAIHAVLCMSIISPMAFAEDQNTSDVQDLPVIQLHADNGEQTEATGSYKAKASRSATRLNLSLKETPQSVSVVTHEQMQQRNLNDISKVLDATPGIVGGRLDTQRHEYKARGYGIGNYQINGMPIGENAPLSDTFFYDRVEVIKGASGLMGATGDPSATINMIRKKPSKMLTGEAAVSLSRWDTIRSEVDVSVPLTQDGRVRSRVMAMHEQGDTYIDYYRKNSDAAMAVIEADFTANLVGSIGLQYQNNKPKGSTWGAVPYWNAKGEHIDTPRSFSFANSWNTIRESDRTVFTDLAYNFDNGWLLKASSSYSWSKSFWLMSYGGSGFAKDDGTGIGLWNTVFPNSESKKLNAEIYASGPFKLFNREHELVIGANGFSRKSESISGRLTNLDFGDQATCNSNGACTINDWRTWDGHATSKPDYEITNRGKDSKQQNYGAYATLRLNITDPLKVILGGRYSEYKATNGNKADVTADKFTPFVGLTYALTDQLTAYASYSDMFKPSDKKDRNSSYLEPETGKNYELGLKAGWFDDRLLSTAAVFRSEKENVAVRDKEAIDLGMKTDDGGDPMMSSGEGLTVTGFELETIGQITPTWNITAGYTYLGVDGTEIAKADNEIPRNLVKLYTNYQLPNALFDGAEKFNVGFGGTWQSEIKNKWGGAPANSVGDGYIKQKAYMLANANIGYRYNENFSANLSVNNLFDKKYYEKVGFYNGIFWGEPRNVTLTLRAHF is encoded by the coding sequence ATGCGTCACTTTCAAATTAAATATTTAACTCAAGCAATACATGCCGTACTGTGCATGAGTATTATCTCTCCGATGGCTTTTGCAGAAGATCAAAATACAAGCGATGTACAGGATTTACCTGTTATTCAATTACATGCTGACAATGGCGAGCAAACCGAAGCAACGGGCAGTTATAAAGCCAAGGCTTCACGCTCTGCAACGCGTTTAAATTTAAGTTTAAAAGAAACACCGCAGTCTGTCAGTGTGGTGACGCATGAGCAAATGCAGCAGCGTAACTTAAACGATATCAGCAAAGTACTTGATGCCACCCCAGGTATTGTCGGTGGACGTCTAGATACGCAGCGTCATGAATACAAAGCGAGAGGTTATGGTATTGGTAACTATCAAATTAATGGCATGCCGATTGGTGAGAATGCGCCACTAAGTGATACCTTCTTTTATGACCGTGTTGAAGTGATTAAGGGTGCATCTGGTTTAATGGGGGCAACAGGAGATCCTTCGGCAACCATCAATATGATCCGTAAAAAACCCAGTAAAATGCTCACTGGTGAGGCAGCGGTCTCTTTGAGTCGTTGGGATACGATTCGCTCAGAAGTCGATGTCTCTGTACCACTGACCCAAGATGGTCGGGTGCGGAGTCGGGTAATGGCAATGCATGAGCAAGGTGATACTTACATCGATTATTATCGTAAAAACTCCGATGCAGCAATGGCCGTTATTGAAGCTGATTTCACAGCAAACCTTGTCGGGAGCATTGGCTTACAGTACCAAAATAATAAACCCAAAGGCTCAACTTGGGGTGCAGTGCCGTATTGGAATGCCAAAGGCGAACATATCGATACGCCACGTAGTTTTAGTTTTGCGAACAGCTGGAATACCATTCGTGAAAGCGATCGTACTGTATTTACGGACTTAGCCTATAACTTTGATAATGGCTGGTTGCTGAAAGCATCCAGTTCTTATTCATGGTCTAAAAGTTTTTGGCTGATGTCCTATGGGGGCTCAGGCTTTGCGAAAGATGATGGAACAGGGATTGGTTTATGGAATACCGTTTTTCCGAATTCTGAATCTAAAAAACTCAATGCAGAAATTTATGCTTCAGGACCATTTAAGCTATTTAATCGTGAACATGAGCTAGTGATTGGTGCCAATGGTTTTAGCCGTAAAAGCGAGAGTATTTCTGGACGTTTAACCAATCTTGATTTTGGTGATCAAGCCACATGTAATAGCAATGGCGCATGTACCATTAATGATTGGCGTACTTGGGATGGTCATGCAACATCAAAACCAGATTATGAAATAACTAACCGTGGTAAAGACAGTAAGCAACAAAACTATGGTGCTTATGCGACACTTCGTCTTAATATTACCGATCCGTTGAAGGTTATTTTAGGAGGGCGTTATAGTGAATATAAAGCAACCAATGGTAATAAAGCCGATGTAACTGCAGATAAATTTACCCCATTTGTGGGGCTTACCTATGCTTTAACCGATCAGCTGACTGCTTATGCAAGCTATAGTGATATGTTTAAACCAAGCGATAAAAAAGATCGCAATAGCAGTTATCTTGAACCTGAAACAGGTAAAAATTACGAACTTGGTTTAAAAGCAGGTTGGTTTGATGATCGTTTGCTATCGACAGCGGCTGTATTTAGAAGTGAAAAAGAAAATGTCGCAGTACGCGATAAAGAAGCAATTGATCTTGGTATGAAGACGGATGATGGGGGTGACCCGATGATGTCTTCAGGTGAAGGATTAACCGTTACTGGATTTGAACTTGAAACGATTGGACAGATTACCCCAACATGGAATATTACCGCGGGCTATACCTATTTAGGTGTGGATGGAACGGAAATTGCCAAAGCAGATAATGAAATACCGCGTAATTTGGTGAAACTCTATACCAACTATCAATTACCGAATGCTTTATTTGATGGTGCGGAGAAGTTTAATGTTGGCTTTGGCGGAACATGGCAAAGTGAAATTAAAAATAAATGGGGTGGTGCTCCTGCCAATAGTGTTGGCGATGGCTACATAAAACAAAAAGCCTATATGTTGGCAAATGCCAATATTGGCTATCGTTATAATGAAAATTTTAGTGCCAATTTAAGTGTAAATAACTTATTTGACAAAAAATACTATGAAAAAGTTGGTTTCTATAATGGTATTTTCTGGGGTGAACCTCGTAATGTGACACTTACTTTGCGAGCACATTTCTAA
- a CDS encoding efflux RND transporter periplasmic adaptor subunit — translation MRKSLLKPILWVVFILVFLAALLLWYLTSKNSKAAAGAAYPPIKVAVAQVKWSQAPRTIHAIGELEAAKQIQLASEVAGRIEKIYFQSGQFVHQGQLLLQLNDDVEQAELAQLQAKLKLDQAVYRRGQELSQVNAMSRAEVDEALSNRDVTLGKIQQLRARIQQKAIRAPFAGQIGIRRVHQGQYLQVGEPIVSLVDTQNLLLNFSLDERVVPDIALGQQLNVQLDAFAGQQFKAKVTAIDPLISKARLLQVQAQLPNPKQQFKAGMFANVLIDQQRVNALMVPESAISYSAYGETVFVATAQQAQWQVKKVAVKTGQRADGWVEVSSGLKQGQRVVTSGQLKLSDGAAVELMKGDTLETGTDQGAASEAHT, via the coding sequence ATGCGTAAATCTCTCCTGAAACCGATTTTATGGGTTGTTTTTATTTTAGTTTTTTTAGCGGCATTGCTCCTCTGGTATTTAACAAGCAAAAACTCAAAAGCGGCAGCAGGTGCTGCTTATCCACCGATCAAAGTAGCTGTTGCACAGGTCAAATGGAGCCAAGCACCACGAACGATTCATGCGATTGGTGAATTGGAAGCGGCCAAACAGATTCAGTTGGCTTCTGAGGTTGCTGGGCGTATTGAAAAAATATATTTTCAGTCTGGGCAATTTGTCCATCAAGGTCAACTTTTGCTTCAGCTGAATGATGATGTCGAACAGGCTGAGCTGGCACAATTACAAGCCAAATTAAAATTAGACCAAGCTGTATATCGCCGTGGGCAAGAATTGTCTCAGGTCAATGCCATGTCTCGTGCAGAAGTGGATGAGGCCTTGTCGAATCGTGATGTAACTTTAGGAAAAATTCAACAATTGCGCGCCAGAATTCAGCAAAAGGCGATTCGAGCGCCGTTTGCTGGGCAAATCGGCATACGCCGTGTGCACCAAGGGCAATATTTACAAGTGGGTGAGCCGATCGTTAGTTTGGTTGATACCCAAAATCTTTTGCTCAATTTTAGTCTAGATGAGCGTGTGGTGCCCGATATTGCTTTGGGACAACAACTTAATGTGCAATTGGATGCCTTTGCAGGACAGCAATTTAAAGCCAAAGTTACCGCAATAGATCCTTTAATTTCTAAAGCGCGCTTATTGCAAGTTCAAGCACAATTACCCAATCCAAAACAGCAATTTAAAGCAGGTATGTTTGCCAATGTCTTGATTGATCAGCAACGGGTTAATGCTTTGATGGTACCTGAAAGTGCCATTAGTTATAGCGCTTATGGCGAAACCGTCTTTGTTGCCACAGCGCAACAAGCGCAATGGCAGGTCAAGAAAGTTGCTGTGAAAACAGGACAGCGCGCTGATGGTTGGGTTGAGGTGAGCTCAGGTTTAAAACAAGGGCAACGTGTGGTGACTTCTGGTCAATTGAAGCTTTCGGATGGTGCTGCGGTTGAGCTTATGAAAGGCGATACCTTAGAGACAGGAACAGATCAAGGCGCGGCATCGGAGGCACATACATGA
- a CDS encoding EamA family transporter — translation MALIVLAACFSVWVSIYLKWCKAKNIDLLQSIAWNYVAASLWCAWWFKPDFAHLSWSATPWWVIISLAVVLPSIFWCLGQALNHAGVVKTEIAQRLSVVLSLLAAYVLFQEQFNHLKFLGIALGLAAVICVLLAQLKTGQTKPQQQNARLATRDLLLVWVGYATVDILLKYCSSLGLQFSLSLNLSFILAFIFVSIFVLYRRRRWQTQAIWAGLALGSFNFANIALYVKAHQLLKDSPAIVFASMNIFVVVLGLLAGVLIFKEKLHKLSVAALLFAIAALLCLAKAITQ, via the coding sequence ATGGCTTTAATTGTACTGGCAGCATGTTTTAGCGTGTGGGTGTCGATCTATCTCAAATGGTGTAAAGCCAAAAATATTGATTTACTTCAGAGTATTGCTTGGAATTATGTGGCAGCAAGCCTCTGGTGTGCGTGGTGGTTTAAACCTGATTTTGCACATCTATCTTGGTCTGCAACACCTTGGTGGGTGATTATAAGTTTGGCTGTGGTTTTACCGAGTATTTTTTGGTGTTTAGGGCAAGCTTTGAACCATGCTGGTGTGGTAAAGACTGAAATCGCACAGCGTTTATCGGTGGTGTTGTCTTTATTGGCTGCTTATGTCTTGTTTCAAGAACAGTTCAATCATCTTAAATTTCTAGGGATTGCCTTGGGCTTAGCTGCGGTGATTTGCGTTTTGCTGGCACAGCTCAAGACGGGGCAAACCAAGCCACAACAGCAAAATGCACGATTGGCAACGCGTGATTTGTTGCTGGTTTGGGTTGGTTATGCGACAGTTGATATTTTATTAAAATACTGTAGTAGCTTAGGGTTGCAATTTAGCTTGAGCTTAAATTTAAGTTTTATTTTAGCTTTTATTTTTGTATCGATTTTTGTACTGTATCGACGCCGTCGTTGGCAAACTCAAGCAATATGGGCGGGCTTGGCATTGGGAAGTTTTAATTTTGCCAATATTGCACTTTATGTAAAGGCACATCAGTTGCTGAAAGACAGCCCTGCTATAGTATTTGCCAGTATGAATATTTTTGTGGTGGTACTGGGCTTGTTGGCTGGTGTTCTGATCTTCAAAGAGAAACTACACAAACTGTCCGTTGCTGCACTACTGTTCGCCATTGCGGCTTTGCTCTGTTTGGCCAAAGCGATTACTCAGTAG